In a single window of the Agrobacterium tumefaciens genome:
- a CDS encoding integration host factor subunit beta, with translation MIKSELVDLLAARNPYLHRRDAENAVDAVLDEITGALERGDRVEIRGFGTFVVRHRPARSGRNPLNGNAVFVEEKWVPFFRAGKEIKDRLNIAEEPRGKE, from the coding sequence ATGATTAAATCCGAGCTTGTTGATCTCCTTGCCGCGAGAAATCCATACCTCCATCGTCGCGATGCGGAGAATGCCGTCGATGCCGTCCTCGATGAAATAACGGGCGCTCTTGAACGCGGTGATCGCGTCGAGATCAGGGGATTCGGGACCTTTGTTGTGCGGCATCGTCCGGCACGCTCGGGGCGCAATCCCCTCAACGGCAACGCGGTGTTCGTTGAGGAAAAATGGGTGCCGTTTTTCCGCGCCGGCAAGGAGATCAAAGATCGTCTGAATATAGCGGAAGAACCGCGTGGCAAGGAGTAA
- a CDS encoding cold-shock protein produces MPTGKVKWFNATKRFGFITPDDGGPDVFLHLSSIADPACPTLQPGLRLHYGVEQKGGKVTAKDVRPAPVEKAVHHAPVTPPQGEEAFSDAFEREWGLRRG; encoded by the coding sequence ATGCCGACAGGCAAGGTCAAGTGGTTCAATGCCACCAAACGGTTTGGCTTCATTACGCCGGACGATGGTGGTCCGGATGTTTTTCTGCACCTGAGCAGCATAGCCGACCCGGCCTGTCCCACGCTTCAGCCTGGTTTGCGGCTTCACTATGGTGTCGAGCAAAAGGGCGGCAAGGTCACGGCGAAAGACGTGCGCCCCGCGCCGGTTGAAAAGGCTGTGCACCACGCTCCTGTCACTCCGCCTCAAGGCGAGGAGGCGTTCAGCGACGCGTTTGAGCGGGAATGGGGCCTACGCCGCGGATAA
- a CDS encoding GNAT family N-acetyltransferase — protein MGIEIAIRDATPDDREAITSLHVRVSKRAYAGMLPADYLAEIMPDEKTRLWEKRLSQGSDPERLRVTLAHFDNELAGFSCFLFDHETQFGTYLHNLYVDPAYQGKGVARSLLSAGIQRFSPQQRNRPVHLLTLADNHPARRFYEKLNGQIVEEKRSVMASYPDLIFVRYQWRSAHELTATNFNPVWDS, from the coding sequence GTGGGCATCGAAATAGCAATCAGAGACGCGACGCCGGATGACCGGGAGGCAATAACCTCACTTCATGTCCGGGTCAGCAAACGGGCATATGCGGGTATGCTCCCGGCAGATTATCTGGCAGAGATAATGCCCGATGAAAAAACTCGCCTCTGGGAGAAGCGCCTTTCGCAGGGCTCAGACCCTGAGAGATTGCGTGTGACCCTGGCGCATTTTGACAACGAACTGGCGGGCTTTTCTTGCTTCCTGTTTGATCACGAAACGCAGTTCGGGACATACCTCCATAATCTGTATGTCGACCCCGCTTATCAGGGGAAGGGTGTCGCCCGCAGCCTGTTGTCGGCGGGTATTCAGCGGTTTTCACCGCAACAAAGAAACCGGCCTGTACACCTGCTGACTCTGGCCGACAATCATCCAGCGCGCCGGTTCTACGAGAAATTAAATGGCCAGATCGTTGAGGAAAAGCGAAGCGTGATGGCCAGCTACCCGGACTTGATTTTCGTCCGATACCAGTGGCGGAGCGCTCACGAACTGACCGCCACAAACTTCAATCCGGTGTGGGATTCCTAA
- a CDS encoding DMT family transporter gives MAFASLLLVVLASFIHASWNLLAKRAASVGPIFVFAYNLIACISYAPWVLYLLMTGDGVVWTWIGVGFVLTSGLIHLAYSLCLQRGYQVADLSVVYPVARGTGPMLSTLGAFLILGEIPSGQGIIGLFFVVAGIGLIATQGDLSAFLRPGGQTGVRWGAATGGLIASYTVVDAYAVKTLGIAPVVLDWFSNLLRFVLLAPLVIANPRRAIGMMRGYWWIAVGVGLLSPLSYILVLAALTSGAPLSLVAPMREMSMMVGALMGMVILRERVGPWRLAGCGVLIVGVILLSGG, from the coding sequence ATGGCGTTTGCCTCGCTGCTACTTGTTGTCCTTGCATCCTTCATCCATGCAAGCTGGAATCTTCTCGCGAAACGGGCCGCATCGGTGGGCCCGATATTTGTCTTTGCCTACAATCTAATTGCCTGCATCTCCTATGCGCCATGGGTGCTGTATTTGCTCATGACTGGCGACGGCGTAGTTTGGACGTGGATCGGCGTCGGCTTCGTCCTGACAAGCGGCCTGATCCATTTAGCTTATAGTTTGTGCCTTCAACGTGGATATCAGGTTGCTGACCTGTCAGTGGTCTATCCAGTTGCCCGAGGCACTGGCCCGATGCTTTCGACGCTGGGCGCATTCTTGATCCTCGGGGAAATACCGTCTGGGCAAGGTATCATCGGCCTGTTCTTCGTTGTCGCCGGGATCGGCCTTATTGCCACGCAGGGTGATCTGTCCGCTTTTCTGCGTCCGGGTGGGCAAACAGGCGTTCGTTGGGGTGCTGCGACAGGTGGTCTGATCGCATCTTATACGGTGGTCGATGCCTATGCCGTCAAAACCCTTGGTATCGCGCCGGTGGTGCTGGACTGGTTTTCGAACCTGCTCCGGTTCGTCCTTCTGGCCCCGCTCGTCATCGCAAATCCGCGCCGGGCTATCGGGATGATGCGGGGCTACTGGTGGATTGCGGTTGGTGTCGGATTGCTATCGCCGCTGTCTTACATCCTCGTGCTGGCCGCGCTGACCTCGGGGGCGCCGCTCAGCCTCGTCGCCCCAATGCGCGAAATGTCGATGATGGTCGGCGCACTCATGGGCATGGTGATCCTGCGCGAGAGGGTCGGGCCGTGGCGGCTAGCGGGCTGCGGGGTACTGATCGTCGGTGTCATCCTCCTGTCAGGAGGTTGA
- a CDS encoding NAD-dependent epimerase/dehydratase family protein produces the protein MTKQAFIIGGTGQIGRAIGLKLLKEGWGVTFASRIGNIPDEALGFEAKAISLDRDQPGALGRAIGTGADAVIDTVAYDETHANQLLDIQASVGQFVVISSSSVYRDKTGRTLDEARENGFPDLPDGMTEDQPTVEPGPQNYSTKKVAVERLLLDGAKRPVTILRPAAIHGTHSTHPREWWFVKRMMDGREIIPLCFNGRSRFHTTAARNIAEVTWRALAANRKLILNIADPVAPTVHEIGSHIAEAMGWTGTLLPIDMGDPRLGSPVGWTPWSVPAPFTLNTDAARQIGYTAATDYSRSVAATCHWLRSSADKDWRERFPILARYTVPLFDYDAEDAFLRTYRVPI, from the coding sequence GTGACAAAGCAGGCATTCATTATCGGTGGAACCGGGCAGATCGGCCGTGCGATTGGTCTGAAACTGTTGAAAGAGGGTTGGGGCGTCACCTTTGCAAGTCGCATTGGTAACATTCCCGATGAGGCCCTCGGCTTCGAAGCCAAGGCAATCTCTCTGGACCGTGACCAGCCTGGCGCGTTGGGACGCGCCATCGGTACCGGCGCGGATGCTGTGATCGACACCGTGGCATATGACGAAACGCACGCAAATCAACTGCTCGACATCCAGGCGTCCGTTGGGCAGTTCGTGGTAATCTCGTCATCCAGCGTCTACCGCGACAAGACCGGCAGGACCCTCGATGAAGCGCGGGAGAACGGCTTTCCCGATCTTCCGGACGGGATGACGGAGGACCAGCCAACCGTCGAGCCCGGTCCGCAGAACTACTCGACAAAGAAGGTGGCGGTGGAAAGACTGCTGCTTGACGGCGCGAAGCGCCCTGTCACCATCCTGCGGCCTGCCGCGATCCACGGAACGCATTCCACCCATCCCCGCGAATGGTGGTTTGTGAAACGCATGATGGACGGACGCGAAATCATACCCCTCTGCTTTAACGGACGAAGCCGTTTCCATACGACCGCCGCACGCAACATAGCGGAGGTTACCTGGCGCGCCCTTGCCGCCAATCGGAAACTCATCCTCAACATAGCAGATCCTGTAGCCCCGACCGTGCATGAGATCGGCTCCCACATCGCCGAGGCCATGGGATGGACGGGGACCTTACTGCCGATCGACATGGGCGATCCACGCCTTGGCTCGCCCGTCGGCTGGACACCATGGTCCGTTCCCGCTCCATTCACCTTGAACACCGACGCTGCACGGCAGATCGGATACACGGCTGCCACCGACTACTCGCGTTCAGTTGCAGCCACGTGCCACTGGCTTCGAAGCTCAGCCGACAAGGACTGGCGGGAGCGATTTCCCATACTGGCTCGCTACACCGTCCCGCTGTTTGATTACGACGCGGAAGATGCTTTCCTCCGGACCTACCGGGTTCCCATTTGA
- a CDS encoding exonuclease, translating into MKKAIIFDCEFLCIEGSQRRFWCAAIDPDPIIAQVGAVKLGLEGDYPILETYKAYVLPIDRYGKRYPLDAYFTNLTRITEQNLECEGVTLKDALSGIERFSDGAQLWSWGKDELNMVAISCYVAGIQALIPAHRFDNAVKLLLAAGMPIEDLARTPSNKLADYYNVEHPPLQGHDALDDALSVSYTLQYLLKAGKLRPDIFVAG; encoded by the coding sequence ATGAAGAAGGCGATTATATTCGACTGTGAGTTTCTTTGCATTGAAGGATCACAACGCCGGTTTTGGTGCGCTGCGATCGATCCTGATCCCATCATAGCTCAAGTCGGAGCGGTCAAGCTCGGTCTCGAAGGGGATTACCCTATTCTGGAAACCTACAAAGCATACGTGCTTCCCATTGACCGATATGGCAAACGATACCCTCTCGATGCTTATTTCACGAACCTGACCCGCATAACGGAACAGAACCTCGAATGCGAGGGTGTTACCCTGAAAGATGCGCTATCAGGTATCGAAAGATTTTCAGATGGGGCGCAGCTTTGGTCATGGGGGAAGGACGAACTGAACATGGTGGCGATCAGCTGCTATGTCGCTGGCATTCAAGCGCTAATTCCCGCCCATCGTTTTGACAATGCCGTCAAGCTCCTGCTCGCGGCAGGAATGCCGATCGAGGATTTGGCAAGGACGCCGAGCAACAAGTTGGCCGACTACTACAATGTAGAGCATCCACCCTTGCAGGGCCATGATGCACTCGATGATGCGCTTTCGGTTTCGTACACCTTGCAATATCTCTTGAAGGCCGGAAAGTTGCGGCCTGATATATTCGTGGCTGGGTAG
- a CDS encoding transglutaminase-like domain-containing protein, producing the protein MQHPRGPESKERGFTPEQTDDLELRCVAEILSVVVERNLLDGDDALQKVGGVCRDFAILAASIFRERGTPARLRVGFSDYLVPERWEDHWLCEWHDGGRWNRLDVEFAAVDCVSFDPLDVPRQRFLTASEAWFRIKDEPEIAWRFGVSSLNLGGQRFVAGSLFREIAALRKLELKPWDYWDLSEDLSRVSTEWSQETRTTLDQLASRLRSADVDADSEPGAIADWALPKKVISFPRGEPMPVVLRNS; encoded by the coding sequence ATGCAGCATCCTCGCGGGCCTGAGTCCAAAGAGCGAGGCTTTACACCTGAACAGACCGACGATCTGGAGCTTCGTTGCGTGGCCGAGATTTTGTCCGTCGTCGTAGAGCGCAACTTACTTGATGGCGACGATGCGCTGCAAAAAGTCGGCGGCGTCTGCCGGGATTTTGCCATCCTGGCGGCCAGTATCTTTCGCGAGCGCGGTACCCCCGCTCGCCTCCGCGTCGGTTTTTCCGACTATCTGGTGCCTGAACGTTGGGAAGATCACTGGCTTTGCGAATGGCATGACGGCGGGCGCTGGAACAGACTCGACGTGGAGTTTGCAGCTGTCGACTGCGTTTCTTTCGATCCCCTGGACGTGCCGCGCCAGCGGTTCCTGACAGCGAGCGAGGCATGGTTTCGGATCAAAGACGAGCCGGAGATCGCTTGGCGATTTGGCGTTTCGAGCCTCAACCTTGGCGGCCAGCGGTTCGTCGCGGGAAGCCTGTTTCGCGAGATCGCAGCCCTTCGTAAGCTTGAACTGAAACCATGGGATTATTGGGATTTATCAGAAGACCTGTCCCGCGTTTCAACCGAGTGGTCGCAGGAGACGCGGACAACGCTCGATCAACTCGCTTCACGGCTGCGGAGCGCCGATGTCGACGCGGACAGCGAGCCTGGAGCTATAGCGGACTGGGCCTTACCAAAGAAGGTTATCAGCTTTCCTCGAGGCGAACCCATGCCTGTCGTGTTGCGGAACTCCTGA
- a CDS encoding LysR substrate-binding domain-containing protein, with product MSPNLLAKSSDGRGKAVQYLPALQCAAGNWDWKLWCEALDISLAELSFAHEFDTDDAALHACVAGLGMVLAPPILTAREIRSGALVALPGYEPVEIGAYRYQRRSEARVVRQFCSWLDAKTQRLNQDCRATADGARSLGGLCGAAKSGVPQHDRHGFASRKADNLLW from the coding sequence GTGTCTCCAAACTTGCTCGCAAAAAGCTCCGATGGTCGGGGAAAGGCCGTTCAGTATTTGCCAGCTCTCCAATGTGCTGCCGGGAATTGGGACTGGAAGCTTTGGTGTGAGGCGCTTGATATTTCCCTGGCAGAGCTTTCTTTCGCCCATGAATTTGACACGGACGATGCAGCGCTTCATGCCTGCGTGGCCGGTCTCGGGATGGTGCTAGCGCCGCCGATCCTCACCGCCAGGGAAATACGATCCGGCGCGTTGGTGGCCCTGCCAGGGTATGAACCGGTTGAGATCGGTGCTTATCGTTACCAGCGCCGGTCGGAAGCCAGAGTAGTCCGGCAATTTTGCAGCTGGCTGGACGCTAAAACCCAGCGCCTTAACCAAGATTGTCGCGCAACTGCGGATGGTGCTCGATCTTTAGGTGGGCTTTGCGGCGCTGCAAAATCAGGAGTTCCGCAACACGACAGGCATGGGTTCGCCTCGAGGAAAGCTGATAACCTTCTTTGGTAA
- a CDS encoding ParB/RepB/Spo0J family partition protein, with protein MQILKLDPRALKNNPDDARRSKSSPQADALLLATVKAVGIIQPPIVAPETDGGNGYIIQAGHRRVAQAIAAGLEEIDVIVREATNDNGAMRSMVENIAREPLNPIDQWRGIERLVALGWTEEAIGVALALPVRQIRKLRLLANVLPAMLDHMALGDMPNEQQLRTIAAASIEEQKQVWKANKPKKAERADWYNISRALSKTRMFAKDASFGDDLAAAYGIEWVEDLFAPADQDSRYTTNVEAFLGAQQEWMTSNIPRKGAIVEVNNWGQPELPKKAERIYGKPSKSDHIAMYLDRDGKVQSVAFRMPEDKKKSKGDASAGNDAAGSVDDPIIDAPKPRPDVTQKGQDMIGDFRTDALHEALGRAPIEDDMLMALLVLAFAGRNVRVDSGVSDSVYGPKRFGRHAARLLSEDGKLAFDMETVRIAARSVLIDVLSCRRGMSNSGVVSRIAGDAIGADSFLPNMGSEDFLLCLSRQALEAAAKEANVLPRQKVRETRAALVGHFGQERFVHASALFAPDRQDVTDLIKHGEAVDDEEEAETETADVEEEQIEEEGDPSEGEGDLPVTFGDGPETDEPDEEQDAYGIAAE; from the coding sequence ATGCAGATCCTCAAGCTCGATCCCCGTGCGCTGAAGAACAATCCCGACGATGCGCGCCGCTCGAAATCTTCACCGCAGGCCGATGCGCTGCTGCTGGCGACGGTCAAGGCCGTCGGTATCATCCAGCCACCTATCGTCGCGCCGGAAACCGATGGCGGAAACGGCTACATCATCCAGGCGGGGCACCGGCGTGTCGCCCAGGCAATTGCCGCGGGCCTCGAGGAAATCGACGTGATCGTCCGCGAGGCGACCAATGACAACGGCGCCATGCGCTCTATGGTCGAAAACATCGCCCGTGAGCCGCTCAATCCTATCGACCAGTGGCGCGGCATCGAACGGCTGGTCGCCCTCGGCTGGACCGAGGAAGCGATCGGCGTGGCGCTCGCCCTACCGGTCCGCCAGATCCGCAAACTGCGGCTTCTCGCTAATGTTCTGCCGGCCATGCTCGACCATATGGCGCTCGGCGACATGCCGAACGAGCAGCAACTGCGCACCATCGCCGCCGCGTCGATCGAGGAACAGAAGCAAGTCTGGAAGGCCAACAAGCCGAAGAAGGCCGAACGCGCCGACTGGTACAACATCTCACGGGCGCTTTCGAAGACCCGCATGTTCGCGAAGGATGCGAGCTTTGGCGACGATCTCGCTGCCGCCTACGGTATCGAATGGGTCGAGGACCTGTTCGCGCCGGCCGATCAGGACAGCCGCTACACGACCAATGTCGAGGCCTTCCTCGGCGCCCAGCAGGAATGGATGACCAGCAACATTCCCAGGAAGGGCGCGATCGTCGAGGTCAATAACTGGGGTCAGCCGGAACTGCCGAAGAAGGCCGAGCGCATTTACGGCAAGCCGTCGAAGTCCGACCATATCGCCATGTATCTTGACCGTGACGGCAAGGTGCAGTCGGTTGCTTTCCGCATGCCCGAAGACAAGAAGAAGAGTAAGGGTGATGCTTCCGCTGGTAACGATGCGGCAGGATCAGTCGATGATCCGATCATCGACGCACCGAAGCCGCGCCCGGATGTCACCCAGAAGGGTCAGGACATGATCGGCGACTTCCGCACCGATGCCCTGCACGAGGCACTCGGTCGCGCTCCAATCGAGGACGACATGCTGATGGCGCTGCTTGTTCTTGCCTTCGCCGGTCGGAACGTCCGCGTCGATTCCGGCGTCAGCGACAGCGTGTACGGGCCGAAGCGCTTCGGGCGCCATGCCGCCCGGCTGCTCTCCGAGGACGGCAAGCTCGCCTTCGACATGGAGACGGTGCGTATCGCTGCCCGCTCGGTGCTGATCGACGTGCTGTCATGCCGGCGCGGCATGTCCAACAGTGGCGTGGTGTCGCGTATCGCCGGCGACGCCATCGGCGCCGACAGCTTCCTGCCCAACATGGGTTCGGAAGATTTTCTGTTGTGCCTGTCGCGGCAAGCGCTGGAGGCGGCGGCGAAGGAGGCAAACGTGCTTCCGCGCCAGAAGGTGCGGGAGACGCGGGCGGCTCTTGTCGGTCATTTCGGTCAGGAACGCTTTGTCCACGCTTCCGCGCTCTTTGCACCCGACCGCCAGGACGTCACCGATCTGATCAAACACGGCGAGGCTGTGGACGATGAGGAAGAGGCCGAAACTGAGACGGCGGACGTCGAGGAGGAGCAGATCGAGGAAGAGGGTGATCCCTCCGAGGGTGAGGGCGATCTTCCCGTTACGTTTGGCGATGGTCCCGAGACAGATGAGCCAGACGAGGAACAGGACGCTTACGGGATCGCCGCGGAATAG
- a CDS encoding ProQ/FINO family protein — MLANASDLRKAAAINALLSTPAPVLPVKDGDPILPFVIGIFDTFRSSLQPDVPAVRLRRAIAAYARSKNYLLASAQPDAMRHDATGTPVTPVDEADRLSAQLRVEEIRRERQTSAEAGRTEEVATGPSPDK, encoded by the coding sequence GTGTTGGCCAATGCCTCCGATTTGCGAAAGGCCGCGGCCATCAACGCGCTTCTTTCGACCCCGGCGCCGGTTCTTCCCGTAAAAGACGGTGATCCGATCCTACCGTTTGTGATCGGCATATTCGATACGTTCCGCTCCTCGTTGCAACCCGATGTGCCGGCAGTGCGCCTGCGCAGGGCGATTGCCGCCTATGCGCGCTCGAAGAACTATCTGCTGGCGAGCGCGCAGCCGGACGCCATGCGTCATGATGCAACCGGTACACCTGTCACTCCGGTCGATGAGGCGGATCGCCTGTCAGCGCAGTTGCGCGTCGAGGAAATCCGGCGAGAGAGACAGACGTCGGCAGAGGCTGGGCGGACCGAAGAGGTTGCAACCGGGCCAAGCCCGGACAAGTAG
- a CDS encoding helix-turn-helix domain-containing protein yields MSDTRKAPHAIDVEVGARIKLKRKLLRMSQQSLAGKLGVTFQQVQKYEKGANRVGASRLSQIATALDVPMSYFFDGNQGGRQDDDDPHITREIDEVALFLTSNEGVNLNRAFMQIPSAAVRHKVVLLVKSLARAEEEAQ; encoded by the coding sequence TTGAGTGATACAAGGAAAGCCCCGCACGCGATCGACGTCGAAGTCGGCGCCCGTATTAAGCTGAAGCGGAAGCTTTTAAGGATGTCCCAGCAGTCATTGGCGGGCAAGCTTGGCGTGACCTTCCAGCAGGTCCAGAAATACGAGAAGGGCGCCAACCGCGTGGGCGCCAGCCGCCTCAGCCAGATCGCGACGGCGCTGGATGTTCCGATGTCCTATTTCTTCGACGGAAACCAGGGTGGGCGGCAAGACGACGATGATCCCCATATCACACGCGAGATCGACGAGGTCGCGCTGTTTCTGACGTCGAATGAAGGTGTCAATCTCAACCGCGCCTTCATGCAGATCCCTTCGGCTGCCGTGCGGCACAAAGTTGTCCTGCTGGTGAAATCGCTCGCTCGCGCCGAGGAAGAGGCGCAATAA
- a CDS encoding ArdC family protein, which translates to MKRKGQGERADLYARITDRIVADLEKGVRPWMKPWSAANTTGRITRPLRHNGEAYSGLNVLLLWSESTARGYVSPTWMTFKQALQLDGAVRKGETGTTVIYASRFTKSETDSNGGEVERDIPFLKSYTVFNVAQIDGLPDHYHGVPEPLLSPIERIGHADEFFRNTGAVIRHGGNQAYYSPAMDYIQMPPFEAFRDAAGYAAVLSHEATHWTAAEHRVGRDLSRYAKDRTERAREELIAELGSCFLCADLGIAPELEPRPDHASYLQSWLSVLANDKRAIFQAAAHAQRAVNYLHGLQPRADACATREVA; encoded by the coding sequence ATGAAAAGAAAAGGGCAGGGCGAGCGCGCCGATCTCTATGCGCGGATCACCGACAGGATCGTTGCGGATCTGGAAAAAGGCGTCCGTCCGTGGATGAAGCCCTGGTCGGCCGCAAATACGACCGGACGGATCACCCGGCCGCTGCGCCACAATGGCGAAGCCTATAGTGGCCTCAACGTGCTGCTGTTGTGGTCGGAGAGCACAGCGAGGGGCTATGTCTCGCCGACATGGATGACGTTCAAACAGGCCTTGCAGCTGGATGGAGCTGTTCGCAAGGGCGAGACCGGAACGACGGTCATCTATGCAAGCCGCTTCACCAAGTCGGAGACCGACAGTAATGGCGGCGAGGTGGAGCGCGATATTCCGTTCCTTAAATCGTACACGGTGTTCAACGTAGCGCAGATCGACGGCCTGCCTGACCACTATCATGGCGTACCCGAACCGCTCCTGAGCCCGATCGAGCGCATCGGTCACGCCGACGAGTTCTTCCGCAATACCGGCGCAGTCATTCGGCACGGCGGCAACCAGGCATACTATTCTCCGGCCATGGACTATATCCAGATGCCACCGTTCGAAGCCTTCCGCGATGCCGCCGGGTATGCGGCAGTCCTCAGCCATGAGGCGACCCACTGGACGGCGGCAGAACATCGCGTGGGACGCGACCTGTCGCGCTATGCCAAGGACCGGACGGAGCGAGCGCGGGAAGAACTCATTGCCGAACTTGGCAGTTGCTTCCTCTGCGCTGACCTCGGTATCGCGCCGGAACTTGAGCCGCGGCCGGATCACGCGTCCTATCTGCAGTCATGGCTCTCGGTGCTGGCCAACGACAAACGGGCAATTTTCCAGGCGGCCGCGCATGCGCAGCGGGCGGTCAATTATCTCCACGGTCTTCAGCCAAGGGCGGATGCCTGCGCGACGAGGGAGGTAGCGTAA
- a CDS encoding RES family NAD+ phosphorylase gives MLRPSVISADTVKLNPTTVADLALAFRPNAWLRVLPRAHMATPLGMGFGNSRFSSPHSRFRVAYIAQDLPTAIAETIVRDRFEGSADRVLDEIEFEDWAIAEVSAVDPLTVLDLRTTGLLKLGVSTDAARAKTHNDGQALSEAVYGSFDADGLLYASRLTGAHCLAVYDRAVTRKLAATPAIELLRHPGLVPALKEIGVSVRSARSP, from the coding sequence TTGCTGCGGCCGAGCGTGATTTCGGCTGACACTGTGAAGCTCAATCCCACAACAGTTGCCGATCTCGCACTGGCGTTTCGGCCGAATGCCTGGCTGCGCGTTTTGCCACGTGCCCACATGGCGACGCCACTCGGCATGGGCTTTGGCAATAGCCGCTTTTCCAGCCCTCACAGTCGATTTCGCGTGGCCTACATCGCGCAGGATCTGCCGACGGCGATTGCCGAAACGATCGTGCGTGACCGATTCGAGGGCAGCGCCGACCGGGTGCTTGATGAAATAGAGTTCGAAGACTGGGCGATTGCCGAGGTTTCCGCTGTCGATCCCTTGACCGTCCTCGATCTGAGAACCACCGGTCTGCTCAAGCTAGGAGTTAGCACCGATGCTGCCCGTGCGAAAACACACAACGATGGGCAGGCGCTGAGCGAGGCCGTCTACGGGTCCTTCGATGCCGACGGATTGTTGTACGCATCGCGGTTGACAGGCGCCCATTGTCTGGCGGTCTACGACCGTGCGGTGACGCGCAAGCTCGCGGCGACGCCGGCAATCGAGCTTCTTCGACACCCGGGCCTCGTTCCCGCACTGAAGGAAATCGGTGTCTCGGTCCGGAGCGCTCGCTCTCCTTGA
- a CDS encoding DUF736 domain-containing protein, translating to MAIIGEFTTNGNTILGHVRTLTVSMKARLNPIERTSRDAPDFRIMSGAAEVGAAWSQVSGDGEPYISVKLDDPSFPAPINAALWPTEREGDYTLVWNRPKRDA from the coding sequence ATGGCAATCATCGGCGAATTCACCACCAACGGCAACACCATCCTCGGCCACGTACGCACTCTGACGGTCTCCATGAAGGCCCGTCTGAACCCGATCGAACGCACATCCCGCGACGCTCCCGACTTCCGGATCATGTCCGGAGCGGCCGAAGTCGGCGCCGCCTGGAGCCAGGTTTCCGGCGACGGAGAGCCCTACATCTCGGTCAAGCTCGACGATCCGAGCTTTCCGGCCCCGATCAATGCGGCACTTTGGCCGACCGAGAGGGAAGGCGACTATACGTTGGTCTGGAACCGCCCGAAGCGCGACGCCTGA